The proteins below are encoded in one region of Oncorhynchus nerka isolate Pitt River linkage group LG15, Oner_Uvic_2.0, whole genome shotgun sequence:
- the crtac1a gene encoding cartilage acidic protein 1a isoform X1, which produces MMLRWWAGLPLLLPLLVLCGCGLAQSSEPMFRSVTETVLPPDNQHNPTQLNYGMAVTDVDGDGDLEVVVAGYNGPNLVLKYDRGQQRLVNMAVDDRSSPFYALRDALGNAIGVTACDVDGDGREEIYFLNTNNAYSGRATYSDKLFKFRNGRFEDLLGDDINVRRGVANRMAGRSVACVDRKGTGRYAVYVANYASGNVGPHALIEMDEAASDLAKGIIALSDVAAQAGVNKYTGGRGVVVGPILSQSSSDVFCDNENGPNFLFRNNGDGTFTDMAQQAGVEDRNQHGRGVALADFNADGKTDIVYGNWNGQHRLYLQDNNQRFRDIASGSFSSPSPVRTVIAADFDNDQELDIFFNNIAYRGHAPNRLFRVARRAGADPQIEELNVGEAAEPQGRGTGATVTDFDGDGQLDLLVAHGESASQPISVFKVTQGSSNHWLRVIPRTRFGSFARGARVTAYTNRSGALMRIIDSGSGYLCEMEPVAHFGLGKDEVTVVEVYWPDGRSVARPLQPSDMNSVMEIGYPKEGEESVLTPDTQTTTSVSNRVGPQCALRAVQSASTPTATITVAPGRHVPGATSPPRTGGHVWALRTL; this is translated from the exons ATGATGCTGCGTTGGTGGGCGGGTCTTCCCCTGCTCCTCCCCCTCCTGGTGCTGTGTGGGTGTGGTTTGGCCCAGAGTTCCGAGCCCATGTTTCGGTCAGTGACTGAGACAGTCCTACCTCCTGACAACCAGCACAACCCCACCCAGCTGAACTATGGGATGGCCGTTACTGATGTGGATGGAGACGGAgacctggaggtggtggtggcGGG GTACAACGGTCCTAACCTGGTGCTGAAGTATGACCGTGGTCAGCAGAGGCTGGTGAACATGGCGGTGGACGACCGCAGCTCTCCATTCTACGCCCTGAGAGACGCCCTGGGGAACGCCATCGGGGTGACCGCCTGCGACGTAGACGGGGACGGGCGGGAGGAGATCTACTTCCTCAATACAAACAACGCTTACTCTG GTCGGGCCACATACTCTGACAAGCTCTTTAAGTTCCGTAACGGACGCTTCGAGGACCTGCTGGGGGATGACATCAACGTGCGCAGAGGAGTAGCCAATCGGATGGCAGGACGCTCCGTAGCGTGTGTGGACAGAAAA GGTACAGGGCGTTATGCTGTGTATGTAGCTAACTATGCCAGTGGAAATGTTGGTCCCCATGCCCTGATAGAGATGGACGAGGCAGCCAGTGACCTGGCCAAGGGCATCATCGCCCTGTCTGACGTAGCAGCACAGGCCGGGGTCAACAAGTACACAG GTGGGCGTGGTGTAGTGGTTGGACCAATCCTGAGCCAGAGCAGCTCTGACGTGTTCTGTGACAACGAGAACGGACCTAACTTCCTATTCCGGAACAATGGAGACGGAACCTTCACTGACATGGCTCAACAGGCAG GTGTGGAGGACCGCAACCAGCACGGCCGAGGTGTGGCGCTGGCAGACTTTAACGCTGACGGGAAGACTGACATCGTCTATGGAAACTGGAACGGCCAGCACAGACTGTACCTACAGGACAACAACCAGAGattcagg GACATAGCCAGTGGGtcgttctcctctccctctcccgtgCGGACGGTCATTGCTGCTGACTTTGACAATGACCAGGAGCTGGACATCTTCTTCAACAACATCGCCTACAGAGGACACGCCCCCAACAGGCTCTTTAG GGTGGCCAGGAGGGCTGGTGCTGACCCCCAGATAGAGGAGCTAAACGTGGGGGAGGCAGCAGAGCCACAGGGCCGGGGTACAG GTGCCACGGTAACAGACTTTGACGGGGACGGTCAGTTGGACCTGCTGGTGGCTCATGGGGAGAGTGCCTCTCAGCCCATCTCTGTCTTCAAGGTCACTCAG GGCTCGTCCAATCACTGGCTGCGTGTAATCCCTCGCACGCGGTTCGGCTCCTTCGCCCGCGGGGCCCGGGTCACGGCCTACACCAATCGGAGTGGGGCTCTCATGCGCATCATCGACAGCGGCTCGGGGTACCTCTGTGAGATGGAGCCTGTCGCCCACTTTGGACTGG GCAAGGACGAGGTCACCGTGGTGGAGGTCTATTGGCCGGATGGCCGTTCCGTGGCCCGCCCACTACAGCCTAGTGACATGAACTCTGTGATGGAGATTGGCTACCCTAAAGAGGGGGAGGAGTCTGTGCTGACCCCTGATACCCAG ACAACAACGAGTGTAAGCAACAGAGTGGGCCCCCAGTGTGCCCTAAGAGCCGTCCAGTCTGCATCAACACCTACGGCCACTATAACTGTGGCCCCAGGAAGACATGTTCCAGGGGCCACAAGCCCACCAAGGACGGGAGGGCATGTGTGG
- the crtac1a gene encoding cartilage acidic protein 1a isoform X2 translates to MMLRWWAGLPLLLPLLVLCGCGLAQSSEPMFRSVTETVLPPDNQHNPTQLNYGMAVTDVDGDGDLEVVVAGYNGPNLVLKYDRGQQRLVNMAVDDRSSPFYALRDALGNAIGVTACDVDGDGREEIYFLNTNNAYSGRATYSDKLFKFRNGRFEDLLGDDINVRRGVANRMAGRSVACVDRKGTGRYAVYVANYASGNVGPHALIEMDEAASDLAKGIIALSDVAAQAGVNKYTGGRGVVVGPILSQSSSDVFCDNENGPNFLFRNNGDGTFTDMAQQAGVEDRNQHGRGVALADFNADGKTDIVYGNWNGQHRLYLQDNNQRFRDIASGSFSSPSPVRTVIAADFDNDQELDIFFNNIAYRGHAPNRLFRVARRAGADPQIEELNVGEAAEPQGRGTGATVTDFDGDGQLDLLVAHGESASQPISVFKVTQGSSNHWLRVIPRTRFGSFARGARVTAYTNRSGALMRIIDSGSGYLCEMEPVAHFGLGKDEVTVVEVYWPDGRSVARPLQPSDMNSVMEIGYPKEGEESVLTPDTQCGEGFFVKNGRCAGI, encoded by the exons ATGATGCTGCGTTGGTGGGCGGGTCTTCCCCTGCTCCTCCCCCTCCTGGTGCTGTGTGGGTGTGGTTTGGCCCAGAGTTCCGAGCCCATGTTTCGGTCAGTGACTGAGACAGTCCTACCTCCTGACAACCAGCACAACCCCACCCAGCTGAACTATGGGATGGCCGTTACTGATGTGGATGGAGACGGAgacctggaggtggtggtggcGGG GTACAACGGTCCTAACCTGGTGCTGAAGTATGACCGTGGTCAGCAGAGGCTGGTGAACATGGCGGTGGACGACCGCAGCTCTCCATTCTACGCCCTGAGAGACGCCCTGGGGAACGCCATCGGGGTGACCGCCTGCGACGTAGACGGGGACGGGCGGGAGGAGATCTACTTCCTCAATACAAACAACGCTTACTCTG GTCGGGCCACATACTCTGACAAGCTCTTTAAGTTCCGTAACGGACGCTTCGAGGACCTGCTGGGGGATGACATCAACGTGCGCAGAGGAGTAGCCAATCGGATGGCAGGACGCTCCGTAGCGTGTGTGGACAGAAAA GGTACAGGGCGTTATGCTGTGTATGTAGCTAACTATGCCAGTGGAAATGTTGGTCCCCATGCCCTGATAGAGATGGACGAGGCAGCCAGTGACCTGGCCAAGGGCATCATCGCCCTGTCTGACGTAGCAGCACAGGCCGGGGTCAACAAGTACACAG GTGGGCGTGGTGTAGTGGTTGGACCAATCCTGAGCCAGAGCAGCTCTGACGTGTTCTGTGACAACGAGAACGGACCTAACTTCCTATTCCGGAACAATGGAGACGGAACCTTCACTGACATGGCTCAACAGGCAG GTGTGGAGGACCGCAACCAGCACGGCCGAGGTGTGGCGCTGGCAGACTTTAACGCTGACGGGAAGACTGACATCGTCTATGGAAACTGGAACGGCCAGCACAGACTGTACCTACAGGACAACAACCAGAGattcagg GACATAGCCAGTGGGtcgttctcctctccctctcccgtgCGGACGGTCATTGCTGCTGACTTTGACAATGACCAGGAGCTGGACATCTTCTTCAACAACATCGCCTACAGAGGACACGCCCCCAACAGGCTCTTTAG GGTGGCCAGGAGGGCTGGTGCTGACCCCCAGATAGAGGAGCTAAACGTGGGGGAGGCAGCAGAGCCACAGGGCCGGGGTACAG GTGCCACGGTAACAGACTTTGACGGGGACGGTCAGTTGGACCTGCTGGTGGCTCATGGGGAGAGTGCCTCTCAGCCCATCTCTGTCTTCAAGGTCACTCAG GGCTCGTCCAATCACTGGCTGCGTGTAATCCCTCGCACGCGGTTCGGCTCCTTCGCCCGCGGGGCCCGGGTCACGGCCTACACCAATCGGAGTGGGGCTCTCATGCGCATCATCGACAGCGGCTCGGGGTACCTCTGTGAGATGGAGCCTGTCGCCCACTTTGGACTGG GCAAGGACGAGGTCACCGTGGTGGAGGTCTATTGGCCGGATGGCCGTTCCGTGGCCCGCCCACTACAGCCTAGTGACATGAACTCTGTGATGGAGATTGGCTACCCTAAAGAGGGGGAGGAGTCTGTGCTGACCCCTGATACCCAG TGTGGGGAAGGATTCTTTGTCAAGAATGGCCGCTGTGCAG GTATATGA
- the r3hcc1l gene encoding coiled-coil domain-containing protein R3HCC1L isoform X2: MVMEEEQPQEDCAQPQPSASCSKKPDKPLYQPKKKQDGPKDKAQIQGDGKPKPRPRYTDKARKNAKNKKDKGGKTGGEGNGVLNGEAKLEETVEEGGGDAGPQNDGQAATANQGGDGDVGSRLETGSKSSPSEREGGPREGIEAGPQEEEEEESWDALFDDEGECLEPHVLEELAIKQGRKKRPVQEARFDYYSLDQDREGDDDTELTEDELSNIIEIYDFPTEFKTEDLVKSFQAYQQRGFDIQFVDDTHALALFNSPIAAREALRTKHPLLKVRSLAKASVTTRAKARSCSDYLLPTKERPQTSAVLARRLVMGALGVKSPQSKEHREAERKKLQDAREASGS; this comes from the exons ATGGTGATGGAGGAGGAACAACCTCAAGAGGACTGCGCCCAACCCCAGCCCTCCGCATCCTGCTCCAAGAAGCCAGACAAGCCCCTCTACCAGCCCAAGAAGAAGCAGGACGGCCCCAAAGATAAGGCTCAAATCCAGGGAGACGGCAAACCAAAGCCCAGGCCTCGCTACACGGACAAGGCCCGAAAGAATGCCAAGAACAAGAAGGACAAAGGAGggaagactggaggagaggggaatggagTCCTAAACGGTGAGGCCAAACTGGAGGAGACGGTAGAAGAAGGAGGAGGCGACGCAGGGCCACAGAATGACGGACAGGCTGCTACAGCCAaccagggaggagatggagatgtgGGTTCGCGACTGGAGACGGGGAGCAAGAGTTCTCCgtctgagagagaagggggaccccgggaggggatagaggcaggccctcaggaagaggaggaggaggagagctggGACGCTCTCTTTGATGACGAAGGAGAGTGTTTGGAACCCCATGTGCTAGAGGAG ctggccATAAAGCAGGGCAGGAAGAAGCGGCCGGTGCAGGAGGCCAGGTTTGACTACTACAGCTTGGatcaggacagagagggggatgatgacacTGAGCTCACGGAGGATGAGCTGTCTAACATCATAGAAATCTACGACTTCCCCACAGAGTTTAAGACTGAAGACCTGGTCAAATCCTTCCAGGCCTACCA gcagagAGGCTTTGACATCCAGTTTGTGGACGATACACACGCCCTGGCTCTCTTCAACAGCCCCATAGCAG ctcggGAGGCTCTGAGGACCAAACACCCGCTGTTGAAGGTCAGGTCTCTGGCTAAAGCCTCCGTCACCACCAGGGCCAAGGCTCGCAGCTGCTCAG actaCCTGCTCCCTACTAAGGAGCGTCCCCAGACCAGTGCAGTGTTGGCCCGCAGGCTGGTGATGGGGGCGCTGGGCGTCAAGAGTCCCCAGAGCAAAGAGCACCGtgaagcagagagaaagaaactgCAAGATGCCAGAG AAGCGTCTGGCAGCTAA
- the r3hcc1l gene encoding coiled-coil domain-containing protein R3HCC1L isoform X1, with the protein MVMEEEQPQEDCAQPQPSASCSKKPDKPLYQPKKKQDGPKDKAQIQGDGKPKPRPRYTDKARKNAKNKKDKGGKTGGEGNGVLNGEAKLEETVEEGGGDAGPQNDGQAATANQGGDGDVGSRLETGSKSSPSEREGGPREGIEAGPQEEEEEESWDALFDDEGECLEPHVLEELAIKQGRKKRPVQEARFDYYSLDQDREGDDDTELTEDELSNIIEIYDFPTEFKTEDLVKSFQAYQQRGFDIQFVDDTHALALFNSPIAAREALRTKHPLLKVRSLAKASVTTRAKARSCSDYLLPTKERPQTSAVLARRLVMGALGVKSPQSKEHREAERKKLQDAREQKRLAAKQRDDAWEGKA; encoded by the exons ATGGTGATGGAGGAGGAACAACCTCAAGAGGACTGCGCCCAACCCCAGCCCTCCGCATCCTGCTCCAAGAAGCCAGACAAGCCCCTCTACCAGCCCAAGAAGAAGCAGGACGGCCCCAAAGATAAGGCTCAAATCCAGGGAGACGGCAAACCAAAGCCCAGGCCTCGCTACACGGACAAGGCCCGAAAGAATGCCAAGAACAAGAAGGACAAAGGAGggaagactggaggagaggggaatggagTCCTAAACGGTGAGGCCAAACTGGAGGAGACGGTAGAAGAAGGAGGAGGCGACGCAGGGCCACAGAATGACGGACAGGCTGCTACAGCCAaccagggaggagatggagatgtgGGTTCGCGACTGGAGACGGGGAGCAAGAGTTCTCCgtctgagagagaagggggaccccgggaggggatagaggcaggccctcaggaagaggaggaggaggagagctggGACGCTCTCTTTGATGACGAAGGAGAGTGTTTGGAACCCCATGTGCTAGAGGAG ctggccATAAAGCAGGGCAGGAAGAAGCGGCCGGTGCAGGAGGCCAGGTTTGACTACTACAGCTTGGatcaggacagagagggggatgatgacacTGAGCTCACGGAGGATGAGCTGTCTAACATCATAGAAATCTACGACTTCCCCACAGAGTTTAAGACTGAAGACCTGGTCAAATCCTTCCAGGCCTACCA gcagagAGGCTTTGACATCCAGTTTGTGGACGATACACACGCCCTGGCTCTCTTCAACAGCCCCATAGCAG ctcggGAGGCTCTGAGGACCAAACACCCGCTGTTGAAGGTCAGGTCTCTGGCTAAAGCCTCCGTCACCACCAGGGCCAAGGCTCGCAGCTGCTCAG actaCCTGCTCCCTACTAAGGAGCGTCCCCAGACCAGTGCAGTGTTGGCCCGCAGGCTGGTGATGGGGGCGCTGGGCGTCAAGAGTCCCCAGAGCAAAGAGCACCGtgaagcagagagaaagaaactgCAAGATGCCAGAG AGCAGAAGCGTCTGGCAGCTAAACAGAGAGACGACGCCTGGGAAGGGAAAGCCTGA